A stretch of Eleutherodactylus coqui strain aEleCoq1 chromosome 2, aEleCoq1.hap1, whole genome shotgun sequence DNA encodes these proteins:
- the LOC136610368 gene encoding olfactory receptor 5G9-like, which produces MITESINLVSFGLEIPSSLKIADVFHKCLLKKVVNLVLGSSSPLPVLVDGNLQFEVNRIIDSRRVRNFLQYLVHCRGYDPEGKTLLPVSEVNVDCLIKIFHKWNPGKLGPKGPEAPPRRGGRGSSLLCLGRNLTTVTQFFILGFQTTKYVRIFLFCLFLVVYCGTLCGNLLIITLVSTSKNLHTPMYFFISQLSTSDILLSTDIVPIMLHVLWNNGGTITFIDCITQYYFFCASELFECFLLTVMSYDRYVAICIPLRYASIMTRTCCVKFAIIAWCFGFSNTFIFYVTAATLKFCGPNVIDHFFCDMNPLLELACSDTFIVHLEITIIGSPLVIIPTILIITSYFKIIVAILRIPSSTSRHKAFSTCSSHLIVVSIFYWTLFGVYMFPTQEQTLNIRKILSLLYTVFTPFINPLIYSLRNNSINKAAKKLMKCNSFLL; this is translated from the exons ATGATCACTGAGAGCATTAACCTGGTGTCCTTTGGATTGGAGATCCCTAGCTCATTAAAGATCGCCGATGTGTTCCACAAGTGTTTACTTAAGAAGGTGGTGAATCTGGTACTTGGGTCGTCATCTCCTTTGCCCGTGTTGGTGGATGGGAATCTGCAATTCGAAGTCAACCGCATCATTGACTCTCGTCGAGTCAGGAACTTTCTGCAGTATCTGGTGCATTGTCGAGGGTACGATCCTGAGGGGAAGACATTGCTTCCAGTGTCTGAGGTCAACGTGGACTGCTTAATTAAAATCTTTCATAAATGGAATCCTGGTAAACTAGgacctaagggtccagaggcACCTCCTcggaggggag GCAGAGGCTCCTCACTTCTCTGTTTG GGTAGAAATCTGACCACGGTCACACAGTTCTTCATCTTGGGATTTCAAACTACCAAATATGTAAGAATTTTCTTGTTCTGTCTGTTCCTGGTAGTTTACTGTGGAACATTATGTGGGAACCTCCTGATTATCACCCTGGTGTCCACCAGCAAGAACCTCCAcactccaatgtacttcttcatctCACAACTGTCCACCAGTGACATTTTGTTATCCACAGATATTGTCCCGATCATGCTTCATGTCCTATGGAATAATGGGGGGACCATTACTTTTATTGACTGCATTACTCAATATTATTTCTTCTGTGCCTCGGAACTATTTGAGTGTTTTCTCCTCACAGTGATGTCTTATGACAGATATGTGGCCATATGTATTCCTCTCCGTTATGCTTCTATAATGACGAGGACTTGTTGTGTGAAATTTGCCATCATTGCTTGGTGTTTTGGTTTTTCcaatacatttattttttatgtcaCAGCAGCAACATTAAAATTTTGTGGGCCAAATGTTATTGACCATTTTTTCTGTGACATGAATCCTCTGCTGGAACTTGCCTGCTCTGATACCTTCATTGTTCACCTGGAAATCACAATAATTGGTTCCCCTCTAGTAATCATCCCAACCATATTAATAATTACATCTTATTTTAAAATTATTGTCGCCATTTTAAGGATCCCATCCAGTACTAGTAGAcataaagccttctccacctgtagCTCCCACCTCATTGTGGTCTCCATATTTTACTGGACTCTGTTTGGTGTTTACATGTTTCCAACACAAGAGCAAACTTTGAATATTCGTAAAATTCTATCATTACTCTATACTGTATTTACTCCTTTCATCAACCCCCTTATATACAGTCTAAGAAATAACTCTATAAATAAGGCTGCCAAAAAATTAATGAAATGCAATTCTTTTCTATTATAA